Proteins from a genomic interval of Medicago truncatula cultivar Jemalong A17 chromosome 3, MtrunA17r5.0-ANR, whole genome shotgun sequence:
- the LOC25490148 gene encoding arginine--tRNA ligase, chloroplastic/mitochondrial — translation MFIELDAPASVRKQLAKLFVEALNATLPTQSDAIVPLIDACVAKNGIKPADYQCNNAMSLFAKIKGKQQEFINPRSLGEGIMRNLPPSQMVQSCSVAGPGFVNIVLSKNWIAQSLQRMLTDGIDSWAPRLPIKRVMVDFSSPNIAKEMHVGHLRSTIIGDTLARMLEFCQPECLIRRNHIGDWGTQFGMLIAYLFEKFPNPEDVNESDIGDLQAFYKASKLRFDSDPAFKLNAQQSVVKLQGGDPKYRTAWKQICDVSRTEFNKVYQRLGIRLEEMPESFFNRLIPPTLEKLEKLGLIEDNEGARVIFVEGVDIPLIAVKRDGGYNYFSTDLASLWYRLNVEKLDWNIYVTDVGQWQHFDMLFKAFRRAGWLPKDPNEYPICTHIGFGLVLGDDGKRFRSRSSETVRLVDLLDEAKRRCKVALLERDNAKDWTEEEIEKTSEAIGYGAVKYADLKINRTTNYTFNFDQMLNDKGNTAVYLLYAHARICSIIRKSGKDIEELKKNGNLVLEHEDERTLGLHLLQFTEVFVESCSNLLPNVLCEYLYNLAEIFTKKFYSSCQVVGSPEETSRLLLCEATLVVMRHCFYLLGIDPVYKL, via the exons ATGTTCATT GAATTAGATGCTCCTGCGAGCGTGAGGAAGCAATTGGCCAAATTGTTTGTGGAAGCTCTCAATGCAACCCTGCCTACTCAATCTGATGCTATTGTCCCATTAATTGACGCATGTGTTGCAAAAAATGGTATCAAACCTGCTGATTATCAATG TAATAATGCAATGAGTCTTTTTGCTAAGATTAAAGGGAAGCAACAGGAGTTCATAAATCCACGTTCACTTGGAGAAGGCATTATGAGAAATCTCCCTCCATCACAAATGGTCCAATCTTGCTCTGTTGCGGGTCCTGGATTTGTCAATATTGTCTTATCAAAGAACTGGATAGCACAg AGCTTACAGAGGATGCTTACCGATGGTATTGATTCATGGGCACCTCGACTTCCAATCAAGAGGGTTATGGTTGACTTTTCCTCACCCAATATAGCAAAAGAAATGCATGTTGGTCACCTCAGGTCAACCATTATCGGGGACACACTTGCACGAATGCTTGAATTTTGCCAGCCTGAATGTTTGATCCGCAGAAATCATATCGGTGACTGGGGCACTCAG TTCGGGATGCTGATTGCATACCTCTTTGAGAAATTTCCAAACCCAGAAGATGTTAATGAATCTGATATTGGAGATCTACAG GCATTCTATAAGGCCTCAAAATTGAGGTTTGATAGTGATCCTGCTTTTAAGTTAAATGCACAGCAGTCAGTGGTCAAGCTCCAG GGAGGGGATCCCAAGTATCGCACGGCATGGAAACAAATTTGTGATGTTAGTAGGACTGAATTTAACAAGGTCTATCAACGCCTTGGAATTCGTTTGGAGGAAATG CCAGAGAGCTTCTTCAATCGATTAATCCCTCCAACTTTGGAGAAACTGGAGAAATTGGGGCTGATCGAAGACAATGAGGGAGCTCGTGTGATATTTGTTGAGGGTGTAGACATACCACTAATTGCTGTGAAAAGAGATGGTGGCTACAACTACTTTTCAACTGATCTAGCATCACTTTG GTATCGTCTGAATGTCGAAAAGCTTGATTGGAATATATATGTTACAGATGTTGGTCAGTGGCAACATTTTGACATGCTTTTTAAG GCCTTTAGGCGTGCAGGGTGGCTTCCAAAGGATCCAAATGAATATCCAATATGCACTCACATAGGTTTTGGTCTTGTTCTTGGCGATGATGGAAAACGATTTCGGAGTCGCAGTAGCGAGACTGTTCGATTAGTTGATTTACTTGATGAAGCTAAAAGGCGCTGTAAAGTTGCTCTTCTTGAACGTG ATAATGCTAAAGATTGGACGGAGGAAGAGATTGAAAAAACTTCAGAGGCAATTGGATATGGAGCTGTTAA ATATGCTGACTTGAAGATCAACAGAACAACAAATTACACTTTCAACTTTGATCAGATGCTTAATGATAAG GGAAATACTGCTGTTTATTTGTTGTATGCACATGCTAGGATCTGTTCCATTATCAGGAAATCTGGTAAAGACATAGAAGAACTAAAAAAG AATGGTAATTTGGTGTTGGAGCATGAAGACGAGCGTACATTGGGTCTTCATTTACTACAATTTACTGAG GTTTTTGTGGAGTCATGCTCGAATTTATTACCAAACGTGTTGTGTGAATACCTGTATAATTTGGCCGAAATCTTcacaaagaaattttattctaGTTGTCAG GTTGTTGGGTCGCCTGAGGAAACTAGTAGACTCTTGTTATGTGAAGCAACACTTGTTGTGATGAGACATTGCTTCTATCTCCTTGGAATTGATCCAGTTTACAAGTTATGA
- the LOC25490147 gene encoding nuclear poly(A) polymerase 4 isoform X1, giving the protein MVVSDSPNGGSTPPPPQQEQANKDRFTKPISIAGPTEADLNRNTELEKFLVDSGLYECNEEAASREEVLRRLDQIVKSWVKQLTRQRGYTDQMVEDANAVIFTFGSYRLGVHGPGVDIDTLCIGPSYVNREQDFFIILHNILAEMEEVTELQPVPDAHVPVMKFKFQGISIDLLYASISILVVPEDLDISDGSVLYDVDEQTVRSLNGCRVADQILKLVPNVEHFRTTLRCLKFWAKRRGVYSNVTGFLGGVNWAILVARVCQLYPNAIPSMLVSRFFRVYSQWRWPNPVMLCPIEENELHLPIWDPRRNHRDRYHLMPIITPAYPCMNSSYNVSTSTLRVMMEQFCYGNKICDEIELNKSQWSALFQPYVFFEAYKNYLQVDIIALDADDLLLWRGWVESRLRQLTLKIERDTSGMLQCHPYPHEYADTSKPCAHSAFFMGLQRKEGVRGQEGQQFDIRGTVDEFRREIIMYVYWKPGMEIYVSHVRRKQLPAFVFPDGYKRTRMPRHINHAAEKMGDDTTKCNSGSSSSERSVKRKKNPEMMDVKPDKPEKRISVSPQRLECVSPESCTSKLGGTPQMSIECIEGVRLDGSTTNDTDNNCEIKSSDGLSGSGTIIDVGDMQINETSFVDSTHDRLKSRALEVQNENGVNEDKARDMTFVCLERAETISTKSLPNWEEGAVGIDQQLDKACNFTRAECSDYAPIASTQNLNCEMSDSGVYKLKMRLGQNFCRSL; this is encoded by the exons ATGGTGGTTTCCGACAGCCCTAACGGTGGCTCTACACCCCCGCCGCCACAACAAGAACAAGCTAACAAAGATAGATTCACAAAACCTATCTCAATTGCTGGCCCCACCGAAGCTGATCTCAATCGTAACACCGAATTGGAGAAG TTTTTGGTTGATTCGGGGCTTTATGAGTGCAATGAAGAAGCTGCAAGTAGAGAAGAGGTTCTTCGCCGCCTTGATCAG ATCGTGAAAAGCTGGGTGAAGCAGCTGACTCGCCAACGAGGCTACACAGATCAGATGGTTGAGGATGCAAATGCCGTCATTTTCACTTTTGGCTCTTACCGACTAGGG GTTCATGGACCTGGAGTGGACATAGACACTTTGTGCATCGGTCCTTCCTATGTAAATCGAGAG CAAGACTTCTTCATCATTTTGCACAACATCCTTGCTGAAATGGAAGAAGTTACTGAACTTCAACCAGTACCTGATGCACATGTCCCAGTAATGAAATTCAAATTCCAGGGAATATCTATAGATTTGCTGTATGCAAGCATATCTATTTTGGTTGTGCCAGAA GACTTGGATATCTCAGATGGTTCCGTTCTGTATGATGTTGATGAACAAACTGTTCGAAGTCTTAATGGTTGCCGAGTGGCGGATCAAATTCTTAAACTTGTTCCAAATGTCgag CACTTTCGAACTACATTGAGATGTTTAAAGTTTTGGGCTAAAAGACGTGGTGTTTATTCAAAT GTTACTGGATTCCTTGGAGGAGTAAATTGGGCTATTTTAGTTGCTCGAGTTTGCCAGCTTTACCCTAATGCAATCCCTAGCATGTTGGTTTCTAGATTCTTTAGGGTCTATTCACAGTGGCGGTGGCCAAACCCTGTAATGCTATGCCCTATAGAAGAGAATGAACTGCATTTACCTATATGGGATCCTCGCAGAAACCATAGGGACAGGTATCACCTTATGCCAATAATTACTCCTGCATACCCTTGCATGAATTCCAGCTACAATGTCTCGACAAGCACTCTTCGTGTTATGATGGAACAGTTCTGCTATGGCAACAAGATTTGTGAC GAAATTGAGCTTAACAAATCACAGTGGAGTGCGCTTTTTCAGCCATATGTCTTTTTTGAGGCTTACAAAAACTATTTACAAGTAGACATCATTGCATTAGATGCTGATGATTTACTTTTGTGGAGAGGTTGGGTAGAATCCCGACTAAGACAGCTAACCTTGAAG ATAGAGCGAGATACAAGTGGGATGCTGCAGTGTCATCCTTATCCACATGAGTATGCAGACACGTCCAAGCCTTGTGCGCATTCTGCATTTTTCATGGGCTTGCAAAGAAAAGAGGGAGTAAGGGGTCAAGAGGGACAGCAATTTGATATTCGTGGAACAGTTGATGAGTTCAGACGAGAAATTATTATGTATGTATACTGGAAGCCGGGGATGGAAATTTATGTTTCTCATGTTCGTCGAAAGCAGCTCCCTGCATTTGTTTTTCCAGATGGTTACAAACGCACTCGAATGCCTAGGCATATAAACCATGCGGCTGAGAAAATGGGTGATGATACGACAAAGTGCAACTCTGGATCCAGCTCTTCTGAAAGGTCCGTCAAGAGGAAGAAGAACCCTGAAATGATGGATGTTAAGCCAGATAAACCAGAGAAGCGGATATCTGTTAGCCCACAGAGGCTAGAGTGTGTTTCACCTGAAAGTTGTACTAGTAAATTGGGTGGTACTCCTCAAATGAGTATCGAGTGTATTGAAGGGGTTAGGCTAGATGGCTCAACAACAAATGATACCGACAATAATTGTGAAATCAAGTCATCCGATGGACTCTCAGGAAGTGGTACAATTATTGACGTAGGTGACATGCAGATAAATGAAACAAGTTTTGTTGACTCCACACATGATAGGCTGAAATCAAGGGCTTTAGAAGTTCAGAATGAG AATGGAGTCAATGAGGACAAAGCTCGGGACATGACTTTTGTTTGCTTGGAAAGGGCAGAAACTATATCTACAAAAAGCTTGCCAAATTGGGAAGAGGGTGCTGTTGGAATTGATCAACAACTAGACAAAGCTTGTAATTTCACAAGGGCTGAATGTTCGGATTATGCACCAATTGCCAGCACCCAGAACCTCAATTGCGAG
- the LOC25490147 gene encoding nuclear poly(A) polymerase 4 isoform X3, producing MVVSDSPNGGSTPPPPQQEQANKDRFTKPISIAGPTEADLNRNTELEKFLVDSGLYECNEEAASREEVLRRLDQIVKSWVKQLTRQRGYTDQMVEDANAVIFTFGSYRLGVHGPGVDIDTLCIGPSYVNREQDFFIILHNILAEMEEVTELQPVPDAHVPVMKFKFQGISIDLLYASISILVVPEDLDISDGSVLYDVDEQTVRSLNGCRVADQILKLVPNVEHFRTTLRCLKFWAKRRGVYSNVTGFLGGVNWAILVARVCQLYPNAIPSMLVSRFFRVYSQWRWPNPVMLCPIEENELHLPIWDPRRNHRDRYHLMPIITPAYPCMNSSYNVSTSTLRVMMEQFCYGNKICDEIELNKSQWSALFQPYVFFEAYKNYLQVDIIALDADDLLLWRGWVESRLRQLTLKIERDTSGMLQCHPYPHEYADTSKPCAHSAFFMGLQRKEGVRGQEGQQFDIRGTVDEFRREIIMYVYWKPGMEIYVSHVRRKQLPAFVFPDGYKRTRMPRHINHAAEKMGDDTTKCNSGSSSSERSVKRKKNPEMMDVKPDKPEKRISVSPQRLECVSPESCTSKLGGTPQMSIECIEGVRLDGSTTNDTDNNCEIKSSDGLSGSGTIIDVGDMQINETSFVDSTHDRLKSRALEVQNENGVNEDKARDMTFVCLERAETISTKSLPNWEEGAVGIDQQLDKACNFTRAECSDYAPIASTQNLNCETDVRLGSV from the exons ATGGTGGTTTCCGACAGCCCTAACGGTGGCTCTACACCCCCGCCGCCACAACAAGAACAAGCTAACAAAGATAGATTCACAAAACCTATCTCAATTGCTGGCCCCACCGAAGCTGATCTCAATCGTAACACCGAATTGGAGAAG TTTTTGGTTGATTCGGGGCTTTATGAGTGCAATGAAGAAGCTGCAAGTAGAGAAGAGGTTCTTCGCCGCCTTGATCAG ATCGTGAAAAGCTGGGTGAAGCAGCTGACTCGCCAACGAGGCTACACAGATCAGATGGTTGAGGATGCAAATGCCGTCATTTTCACTTTTGGCTCTTACCGACTAGGG GTTCATGGACCTGGAGTGGACATAGACACTTTGTGCATCGGTCCTTCCTATGTAAATCGAGAG CAAGACTTCTTCATCATTTTGCACAACATCCTTGCTGAAATGGAAGAAGTTACTGAACTTCAACCAGTACCTGATGCACATGTCCCAGTAATGAAATTCAAATTCCAGGGAATATCTATAGATTTGCTGTATGCAAGCATATCTATTTTGGTTGTGCCAGAA GACTTGGATATCTCAGATGGTTCCGTTCTGTATGATGTTGATGAACAAACTGTTCGAAGTCTTAATGGTTGCCGAGTGGCGGATCAAATTCTTAAACTTGTTCCAAATGTCgag CACTTTCGAACTACATTGAGATGTTTAAAGTTTTGGGCTAAAAGACGTGGTGTTTATTCAAAT GTTACTGGATTCCTTGGAGGAGTAAATTGGGCTATTTTAGTTGCTCGAGTTTGCCAGCTTTACCCTAATGCAATCCCTAGCATGTTGGTTTCTAGATTCTTTAGGGTCTATTCACAGTGGCGGTGGCCAAACCCTGTAATGCTATGCCCTATAGAAGAGAATGAACTGCATTTACCTATATGGGATCCTCGCAGAAACCATAGGGACAGGTATCACCTTATGCCAATAATTACTCCTGCATACCCTTGCATGAATTCCAGCTACAATGTCTCGACAAGCACTCTTCGTGTTATGATGGAACAGTTCTGCTATGGCAACAAGATTTGTGAC GAAATTGAGCTTAACAAATCACAGTGGAGTGCGCTTTTTCAGCCATATGTCTTTTTTGAGGCTTACAAAAACTATTTACAAGTAGACATCATTGCATTAGATGCTGATGATTTACTTTTGTGGAGAGGTTGGGTAGAATCCCGACTAAGACAGCTAACCTTGAAG ATAGAGCGAGATACAAGTGGGATGCTGCAGTGTCATCCTTATCCACATGAGTATGCAGACACGTCCAAGCCTTGTGCGCATTCTGCATTTTTCATGGGCTTGCAAAGAAAAGAGGGAGTAAGGGGTCAAGAGGGACAGCAATTTGATATTCGTGGAACAGTTGATGAGTTCAGACGAGAAATTATTATGTATGTATACTGGAAGCCGGGGATGGAAATTTATGTTTCTCATGTTCGTCGAAAGCAGCTCCCTGCATTTGTTTTTCCAGATGGTTACAAACGCACTCGAATGCCTAGGCATATAAACCATGCGGCTGAGAAAATGGGTGATGATACGACAAAGTGCAACTCTGGATCCAGCTCTTCTGAAAGGTCCGTCAAGAGGAAGAAGAACCCTGAAATGATGGATGTTAAGCCAGATAAACCAGAGAAGCGGATATCTGTTAGCCCACAGAGGCTAGAGTGTGTTTCACCTGAAAGTTGTACTAGTAAATTGGGTGGTACTCCTCAAATGAGTATCGAGTGTATTGAAGGGGTTAGGCTAGATGGCTCAACAACAAATGATACCGACAATAATTGTGAAATCAAGTCATCCGATGGACTCTCAGGAAGTGGTACAATTATTGACGTAGGTGACATGCAGATAAATGAAACAAGTTTTGTTGACTCCACACATGATAGGCTGAAATCAAGGGCTTTAGAAGTTCAGAATGAG AATGGAGTCAATGAGGACAAAGCTCGGGACATGACTTTTGTTTGCTTGGAAAGGGCAGAAACTATATCTACAAAAAGCTTGCCAAATTGGGAAGAGGGTGCTGTTGGAATTGATCAACAACTAGACAAAGCTTGTAATTTCACAAGGGCTGAATGTTCGGATTATGCACCAATTGCCAGCACCCAGAACCTCAATTGCGAG
- the LOC25490147 gene encoding nuclear poly(A) polymerase 4 isoform X2 — translation MVVSDSPNGGSTPPPPQQEQANKDRFTKPISIAGPTEADLNRNTELEKFLVDSGLYECNEEAASREEVLRRLDQIVKSWVKQLTRQRGYTDQMVEDANAVIFTFGSYRLGVHGPGVDIDTLCIGPSYVNREQDFFIILHNILAEMEEVTELQPVPDAHVPVMKFKFQGISIDLLYASISILVVPEDLDISDGSVLYDVDEQTVRSLNGCRVADQILKLVPNVEHFRTTLRCLKFWAKRRGVYSNVTGFLGGVNWAILVARVCQLYPNAIPSMLVSRFFRVYSQWRWPNPVMLCPIEENELHLPIWDPRRNHRDRYHLMPIITPAYPCMNSSYNVSTSTLRVMMEQFCYGNKICDEIELNKSQWSALFQPYVFFEAYKNYLQVDIIALDADDLLLWRGWVESRLRQLTLKIERDTSGMLQCHPYPHEYADTSKPCAHSAFFMGLQRKEGVRGQEGQQFDIRGTVDEFRREIIMYVYWKPGMEIYVSHVRRKQLPAFVFPDGYKRTRMPRHINHAAEKMGDDTTKCNSGSSSSERSVKRKKNPEMMDVKPDKPEKRISVSPQRLECVSPESCTSKLGGTPQMSIECIEGVRLDGSTTNDTDNNCEIKSSDGLSGSGTIIDVGDMQINETSFVDSTHDRLKSRALEVQNENGVNEDKARDMTFVCLERAETISTKSLPNWEEGAVGIDQQLDKACNFTRAECSDYAPIASTQNLNCEMSDSGVYKLKMRLGG, via the exons ATGGTGGTTTCCGACAGCCCTAACGGTGGCTCTACACCCCCGCCGCCACAACAAGAACAAGCTAACAAAGATAGATTCACAAAACCTATCTCAATTGCTGGCCCCACCGAAGCTGATCTCAATCGTAACACCGAATTGGAGAAG TTTTTGGTTGATTCGGGGCTTTATGAGTGCAATGAAGAAGCTGCAAGTAGAGAAGAGGTTCTTCGCCGCCTTGATCAG ATCGTGAAAAGCTGGGTGAAGCAGCTGACTCGCCAACGAGGCTACACAGATCAGATGGTTGAGGATGCAAATGCCGTCATTTTCACTTTTGGCTCTTACCGACTAGGG GTTCATGGACCTGGAGTGGACATAGACACTTTGTGCATCGGTCCTTCCTATGTAAATCGAGAG CAAGACTTCTTCATCATTTTGCACAACATCCTTGCTGAAATGGAAGAAGTTACTGAACTTCAACCAGTACCTGATGCACATGTCCCAGTAATGAAATTCAAATTCCAGGGAATATCTATAGATTTGCTGTATGCAAGCATATCTATTTTGGTTGTGCCAGAA GACTTGGATATCTCAGATGGTTCCGTTCTGTATGATGTTGATGAACAAACTGTTCGAAGTCTTAATGGTTGCCGAGTGGCGGATCAAATTCTTAAACTTGTTCCAAATGTCgag CACTTTCGAACTACATTGAGATGTTTAAAGTTTTGGGCTAAAAGACGTGGTGTTTATTCAAAT GTTACTGGATTCCTTGGAGGAGTAAATTGGGCTATTTTAGTTGCTCGAGTTTGCCAGCTTTACCCTAATGCAATCCCTAGCATGTTGGTTTCTAGATTCTTTAGGGTCTATTCACAGTGGCGGTGGCCAAACCCTGTAATGCTATGCCCTATAGAAGAGAATGAACTGCATTTACCTATATGGGATCCTCGCAGAAACCATAGGGACAGGTATCACCTTATGCCAATAATTACTCCTGCATACCCTTGCATGAATTCCAGCTACAATGTCTCGACAAGCACTCTTCGTGTTATGATGGAACAGTTCTGCTATGGCAACAAGATTTGTGAC GAAATTGAGCTTAACAAATCACAGTGGAGTGCGCTTTTTCAGCCATATGTCTTTTTTGAGGCTTACAAAAACTATTTACAAGTAGACATCATTGCATTAGATGCTGATGATTTACTTTTGTGGAGAGGTTGGGTAGAATCCCGACTAAGACAGCTAACCTTGAAG ATAGAGCGAGATACAAGTGGGATGCTGCAGTGTCATCCTTATCCACATGAGTATGCAGACACGTCCAAGCCTTGTGCGCATTCTGCATTTTTCATGGGCTTGCAAAGAAAAGAGGGAGTAAGGGGTCAAGAGGGACAGCAATTTGATATTCGTGGAACAGTTGATGAGTTCAGACGAGAAATTATTATGTATGTATACTGGAAGCCGGGGATGGAAATTTATGTTTCTCATGTTCGTCGAAAGCAGCTCCCTGCATTTGTTTTTCCAGATGGTTACAAACGCACTCGAATGCCTAGGCATATAAACCATGCGGCTGAGAAAATGGGTGATGATACGACAAAGTGCAACTCTGGATCCAGCTCTTCTGAAAGGTCCGTCAAGAGGAAGAAGAACCCTGAAATGATGGATGTTAAGCCAGATAAACCAGAGAAGCGGATATCTGTTAGCCCACAGAGGCTAGAGTGTGTTTCACCTGAAAGTTGTACTAGTAAATTGGGTGGTACTCCTCAAATGAGTATCGAGTGTATTGAAGGGGTTAGGCTAGATGGCTCAACAACAAATGATACCGACAATAATTGTGAAATCAAGTCATCCGATGGACTCTCAGGAAGTGGTACAATTATTGACGTAGGTGACATGCAGATAAATGAAACAAGTTTTGTTGACTCCACACATGATAGGCTGAAATCAAGGGCTTTAGAAGTTCAGAATGAG AATGGAGTCAATGAGGACAAAGCTCGGGACATGACTTTTGTTTGCTTGGAAAGGGCAGAAACTATATCTACAAAAAGCTTGCCAAATTGGGAAGAGGGTGCTGTTGGAATTGATCAACAACTAGACAAAGCTTGTAATTTCACAAGGGCTGAATGTTCGGATTATGCACCAATTGCCAGCACCCAGAACCTCAATTGCGAG